In the Haloactinospora alba genome, CGACACCGAGAACGTCCTCAGAGGTCTGCTCGCGCGTCCGCGGGCGCCCGAGAGCGCCGGTGGGAACACTGTCGGCCGCCGCGAGGGTGTGCAACCGTGCCAGTACCTGGTGCGGGGCTTTGGACCATGTGTCGACCAGCGTCCCCAGCTCACCGGAGACGCGCAGCGCACCCGTGACCCGGGGGTCGTCACTCTCGCCCGAGCGCACGTGCTCCAGCGGCGCCTCGGCTCCTTCCAGGGCCGCGGAGGCGCGGGCTCCGCGCAACGCGGACTCCAGCGACACGTCCGTACTGCGCCGTCGCAGGATGCGGTGGCCCAGCAGGCGGTCGACCACCGAACGCGTCTCCTGGACGGCCTCGTCAACACCGGGAAGCTCCGCTATCCGCTGTAGCGGGTCATCTGAAACCGAATTCACACCACAAAGCCTACGCGTCAGTAACAGAGGTTGTGGCCAGGCCCCACTTGTGGCTACCACTGTTCGGTTGATGAAGTGGTATGGACCACTTGTGCCTATCGGGCGCATCACAACCGACCGAGGAGGAGTAACCGTGGCTCAGACCCCCCAGGAACAGGGCAGCGAGACGCTGTCCAACCTGCTGCAGGAGACGCGCCGGTTCCCACCGCCTCCGGAGCTCGCCGCCCACGCGAACGTCACGAGCGACGCCTTCGCGGCTGCGTCCGCCGATCCCCTCAGCTTCTGGGAGGAGCAGGCCCGTCGCCTGACCTGGGAACGGTCCTGGGACAAGGTCCTGGAGTGGAACCCGCCGTTCGCGGAATGGTTCGGCGGCGGCAAGCTCAACGCCGCGGTCAACTGTCTGGACCGCCACGTCGAGGCGGGACTGGGGGACCGGGTCGCCATCCACTGGGAGGGTGAACCCGGCGACAGCCGGGCCATCACCTACGCCCAGCTCACCGGGATGGTGTGCCAGGCCGCCAACGCCATGACGGAACTCGGCGTGTCCAAGGGCGACCGGGTCGCCATCTACATGCCGATGATCCCGGAGACGGTCGTCGCCATGCTGGCGTGCGCCCGACTCGGCGCTATCCACATGGTGGTCTTCGGTGGTTTCTCGGTGGACGCGCTCGGCACCCGCCTGGACGACAGCGAGGCGAAACTCGTCGTCACCGCCGACGGCGGTTACCGCCGCGGCGCGCCGAGCTCCCTCAAACCCGCCGTCGACGAGGCGGTGCGCGACCGTCCCGCGGTGGAGAACGTCCTCGTCGTACGGCGCACCGGCCAGGAGATCGACTGGTCCGAGGGGCGCGACGTCTGGTGGCACGACATCGTCGACCGCCAGGACACCCGCCACCACGCCGAGGCGCACGACGCCGAGCACCCGCTGTACATCATGTACACCAGCGGCACCACCGCCAAACCCAAGGGCATCCTGCACACCACCGGCGGGTACCTGACCCAGGTCTCCTACACCCACTGGGCGGTGTTCGACCTCAAACCCGAGAGCGACGTCTTCTGGACCGCCGCCGACATCGGGTGGGTGACCGGCCACTCCTACATCGTCTACGGTCCGCTCTCCAACGGCGCCACCTCGGTGATGTACGAGGGCACCCCGGACACCCCGCACAAGGGGCGCTTCTGGGAGATCGCCGAGAAGTACGGGGTCTCACTGCTGTACATGGCCCCCACGGCGATCCGCACGTTCATGAAGTGGGGCGAGGACATCCCGGCCGGATACGACCTGTCCCGCCTGCGGGTGCTGGGTTCGGTCGGCGAGCCGATCAACCCCGAGGCCTACATGTGGTACCGGAAGAACATCGGCGGCGACCGTACCCCCGTCGTGGACACCTGGTGGCAGACCGAGACCGGGGCGATCATGGTCTCCCCGCTGCCGGGTGTGCACTCGGGCAAACCCGGGGCCGCCATGCAGCCCCTTCCCGGTATCGCGGCCGACGTCGTGGACGAGACGGGAGCCTCCGTCCCCAACGGGGAGGGCGGCTACATCGTGGTGCGCGAGCCCTGGCCCGCCATGCTGCGCGGGATCTGGGGCGACCCCCAGCGGTACAGGGAGACCTACTGGTCCCGGTTCGAGGGCCTGTACTTCCCCGGGGACGGAGCGAAACGCGACGAGGACGGCGACTTCTGGCTGCTCGGCCGGGTGGACGACGTCATGCTCGTCTCCGGCCACAACATCTCCACCACCGAGGTGGAGTCGGCCCTGGTCTCCCACCCCTCCGTCGCCGAGGCGGCGGTCGTGGGCGCGGCCGACCCGGTGAGCGGGCAGGCGATCGTGTCCTTCGTGATCCTGCGGGGCGAGGTCGGCAACGGCGGTGACGACCTGGTCAGCGAACTCCGGTCCCACGTCGGCGCCTCCCTGGGGCCCATCGCCAAACCGCGCCAGATCATGGTGGTTCCGGAGCTGCCGAAGACGCGCTCCGGAAAGATCATGCGTCGGCTGCTGCGTGACGTGGCGGAGAACCGCCAGCTCGGCGACGTCTCCACCCTCACCGACAGCACGGTGATGGACGTGATCTCGGCCAAGCTGCCCAACGCCAACAGCGACGAGTAGCACCCTTCCGCACCCGCCACGGCACCCGCCAGCGCCGCCGTACCCCTGTGGAACCCGCAGTGGGCGCGGCGGCGCGCGTTATGCTGATCTCCTGCACCAACAGCTCAATGGTCCCCGGGTGCCGTTCTCCCGCCGCCGCGCGGCCACCCGGTGCCGGCCCCGCGGGTGCGGGTGCGGCGCCACGGTGCGTGGGAACGGGTGTGTGCAAGGATTCGAGAGAAACACGTCCGAACGAAGGGAGCCACCTCGATGTCTGCGACCCGGTCGGGTGGCCAGGAATCCGAAACGCCCAACCCCACCGAGCGTTCGTTGGGCCAGCTCGCCTCGGAGGCCAGCGGCAACATATCGCGTCTCGTACGCCTGGAACTGGAACTGGCGAAGCTGGAACTCGCGCGAGACGCCCGGCACGTCGCCAAGGGTTCGGGGCTGTTCGTCGTAGCCGCCGTACTCGGGCACATGGTGCTGATCCTGGCCTCGGTGACGATCGGCCTGGGGCTGTGGGCTCTCGGCCTCGCCCCGTGGCTGGCGTTCCTCATCGTGACGCTGTTCTACGTGGTACTCGCCGCGGTTCTGGTGTTCGTGGGCGTGCGCCAACTCAAACGGCTCCAGGGCCTGTCCCGCACCAGTGCCACCATGGCGGACACGATGGCGGTGCTGCGGCGGGAACACCCGGACGAAGCGTGACCACGGGCCCGTACGGTCGGTTGAACGATGACTGACGAGTCGGCCGTCATGATCGACGGACCGTGGACCCACCGGACGGTGAGCGCCGCCGGCACGCGTTTCCACGTGGTGGACGCCGGCGACGGGCCACTGGTGCTGCTCCTGCACGGTTTTCCCCAGTTCTGGTGGTCGTGGCACGAGCAGCTCCCCGCTCTCGCCGCCGCCGGCTACCGGGCGGTGGCGGTGGACCTGCGCGGGTACGGGGCCAGTGACAAACCGCCCCGTGGCTATGACCTCGTCACGCTGGCGTCGGATGCCGCCGGACTGATCCGGGCGCTGGGCGAGGCGGAGGCGGTCGTCGTCGGCCACGCCACCGGCGGGCTGCTCGGCTGGACCATGGCCACCCACTTCCCGTCCGTGGTGCGACGGCTGGCGGTGCTGGCCATGCCGCATCCGCTCCGGCTGCCGTGGGCGATGCTGGCGGCGGAGCAGGGATGGGCGGCGCGGCCGCTTCTGGGGTTCCAGCTTCCGGTCCTGCCGGAACGGCGGTTGCTGGCCCGGGACGCGACCAGGGTGGGAACCCTGCTGCGCGAGTGGTCCCGTCCGGGATGGCCCGACCAAACGACCGAGCGTCTCTGCCGGGACGCGTTCCAGATCCCCGGTGTGGCGCACTGCTCGGTGGAGTGCCACCGCTGGCTGGTCCGTTCCCAGGTCCGCCCGGACGGCCGCAGGTACATGCGCCGCATGCGTCGGCCGATCGGTGCTCCCACCCTGCACATGCACGGCGGGTTGGATCCGTTCCTGCTCGCCGGTACCGCACGCGGGTCGGGGCGCTACGTCGACGCGCCCTACCGATGGCGGATGGTGGAGGGTGCGGGGCACTTCCCGCACCAGGAGCGTCCCGAACGAGTCAACGCCTCCCTGCTCAGCTGGCTCGAGGACAGCGAACCCGACATGTGACCCCGTAGGCCGAACCCGTCGGAACCGAAGTGAGGAACCATGCAGGAGAACACGTCAGCGGCCCGGGACCGCGATCCGGAGGGGCGCGCGCAGAACCAGCGCCCCCGGGACGGGTACGGGCGTCCGCTTCCCCACGGTTCACAGGGGGTGCCACGGATTCCCGAGGACGCCGTGTTCACCCCGGAGGAGGGACTGACCGAGGCGCAACGGTTGCTGGAGGGTGGTTACGCCTTCCACGCGCATGAGGTTCTGGAAGCGGTGTGGAAGTCCGCGTCCGCCCCGGACAGGGAGCTGTGGCGGGGACTGGCCCAGCTCGCTGTCGGGCTCACCCACGCCCAGCGGGGCAACCGCCTCGGTGCCGCGCGTCTGCTGCGCCGGGGCGCGCAACGGGTCGCCGAGTACGGCAGCGCGGCCCCGGACGGGGTCGACGCCGTGGGCGTGGCCCGGTACGGGAACAGCGTCGCCGAGCGGTTGGAGGCGGGCGACGACGGCCCGATCGACACCTCGGCGTTGCGGCTGCGCCGTTGACCCCTGGGGTGGCGGAAGGGGACCGGGGACGGTTCCCCTCCCCGCCCCGACCGGGCCGGGGCTCGGCCCCCGGAGCGCCGCCGCGCGTTTCCCCTGGTGAGCAGTTGCCGCGGTTACCCGTGTGGTGCCGGGCGCGGGGCAGCACTGGCCCGGTGGTCCCGGAGGAGTCCACGGCTGCGCGGCGGGCTCACCCGAGCGCCCGTAGCTGGCGCATCAGTTCCAGGTTGTCGCCGTGCGGCCAGTACTCCACGAACCGGTCGCCGTCGACCCGCATCACGTCGACGCCCCGGTAGCGCACACTCGTGCCCGGCGGAGCGTCGAAACCGGGAACGCCTCCCGGATAGTTCGCCGCGAACTCCCAGCGCCCGACCACCCACGCGCCGTCCACGATGGGCTCGGTCAGCAGCGCGACCCGGACGTCGCGGAACATGGTCACCGCCGTGCGTACCTGTTCGGCGATCTCCTCCGGCCCCACGTGGTCGCGTCCCTGGTCCCAGTGCGCGACGGCCCCGGGAGCGAACAGTCGCCGTGCGAGGCTGTCCATCTCCTCCGGAGCCGCGTTCCACATCCCGGGGAGCCAGCGTCGGTACAGTTCGCGTGTCGCCGTGGCGTCCACGGTTCCCCCTCGAGTCACGGTTCTCGGTCCGACACCGCCCGAGCTTTCCAGCACGGTGCTCCCGGTGTCTTGGAGAAACGGGAACTCGCGGTGGATCCACACCCTGGGACGCGTCCGGCGGGAACGTCCGGCTCGTGGCGGCCCGCGCGGCGGACCCGCCTTTCGGGAGCGAGCTGCCTGCGCGGCGACGCGGCCCAGCGCGTTGGGAGTGCTGTTACTCCTGTGGCTCATGCCGTTTAAATACGGTTAAGCGAATTTTTTCTCAAAAATTCCAATAGTCAGTATTGCGAATTATGTATTTTATTCCTTTGTGTGGCGGTATGCCGCTATTGTTATTCCGCTGTTGGCATGAGTCGTGCTCCTTGGGGGAAGGCGCATCCCCGCCTCGCGCTTTTCGACGCAATGGTGCGTAGAATTCCGGAGCATCGTTCCCACTGCGACCTGTGGGGCCGGAGAGTTGAATACTGAACGGCAGTGCGCGCTCGGTCGGTACGGGTTTCCGGGAGAATGTTCCATTCGGGTGTTTCCGGGATCCAGGAGCGCGGCTCCACAACGTTCCCGTCAAGGAGGACGGTTTGTCTGGGCTCAGTCTCGCCGCTGAAGGCGGCCAGGACCTGACCCTGGGCGGCATGGACGTCACACTGGTCATCGTGGTGTCCGCGGTGGCGCTGCTCGCGCTCGCCGTCGCCGGATGGCTGGTGCGGGAGGTCCTCGCCGGCGGCCAGGGAACAGAGCGGATGCGTGACATCTCGCTCGCTGTCCAAGAAGGTGCGGCTGCTTATCTGAAACGCCAGTTTCGCACTTTGGTCATTTTCGTTATCGCTATTCCGTTACTTCTGCTATTGCTACCCGCGGACACGGAGGCCGTAAGGTACGGCCGGTCCCTGTTCTTCGCTCTTGGGGCGGTATTCTCCGCGCTCACCGGTTTCATAGGAATGTGGCTCGCCGTGCGCGGGAACGCCCGGGTCGCCGCCGCGGCGCGTGCCGGCGGTCCGGACAGTGAACGCTCGGCGATGCGGATCGCGTTCCGCACCGGCGGCGTCGCCGGAATGTTCACTGTCGGCCTGGGACTGCTGGGCGCGGCCCTCGTGGTCCTCCTCTACCAGGGGAACGCTCCCGCGGTTCTGGAGGGCTTCGGCTTCGGCGCCGCCCTGCTGGCCATGTTCATGCGTGTCGGCGGTGGCATCTTCACCAAGGCGGCCGACGTCGGT is a window encoding:
- a CDS encoding Fic family protein, with amino-acid sequence MNSVSDDPLQRIAELPGVDEAVQETRSVVDRLLGHRILRRRSTDVSLESALRGARASAALEGAEAPLEHVRSGESDDPRVTGALRVSGELGTLVDTWSKAPHQVLARLHTLAAADSVPTGALGRPRTREQTSEDVLGVGPAPGAEQVPARLRALNTLLNTPGTVPALVVSAVVHGELATLRPFGWGDGLVARAAERLTLVERGLDPKSLVPPEVGHAESAEEYARALHDYTTGTPEGMAAWVTHCCRAVAAGARDSLATCEALKRG
- the acs gene encoding acetate--CoA ligase, whose protein sequence is MAQTPQEQGSETLSNLLQETRRFPPPPELAAHANVTSDAFAAASADPLSFWEEQARRLTWERSWDKVLEWNPPFAEWFGGGKLNAAVNCLDRHVEAGLGDRVAIHWEGEPGDSRAITYAQLTGMVCQAANAMTELGVSKGDRVAIYMPMIPETVVAMLACARLGAIHMVVFGGFSVDALGTRLDDSEAKLVVTADGGYRRGAPSSLKPAVDEAVRDRPAVENVLVVRRTGQEIDWSEGRDVWWHDIVDRQDTRHHAEAHDAEHPLYIMYTSGTTAKPKGILHTTGGYLTQVSYTHWAVFDLKPESDVFWTAADIGWVTGHSYIVYGPLSNGATSVMYEGTPDTPHKGRFWEIAEKYGVSLLYMAPTAIRTFMKWGEDIPAGYDLSRLRVLGSVGEPINPEAYMWYRKNIGGDRTPVVDTWWQTETGAIMVSPLPGVHSGKPGAAMQPLPGIAADVVDETGASVPNGEGGYIVVREPWPAMLRGIWGDPQRYRETYWSRFEGLYFPGDGAKRDEDGDFWLLGRVDDVMLVSGHNISTTEVESALVSHPSVAEAAVVGAADPVSGQAIVSFVILRGEVGNGGDDLVSELRSHVGASLGPIAKPRQIMVVPELPKTRSGKIMRRLLRDVAENRQLGDVSTLTDSTVMDVISAKLPNANSDE
- a CDS encoding phage holin family protein; translated protein: MSATRSGGQESETPNPTERSLGQLASEASGNISRLVRLELELAKLELARDARHVAKGSGLFVVAAVLGHMVLILASVTIGLGLWALGLAPWLAFLIVTLFYVVLAAVLVFVGVRQLKRLQGLSRTSATMADTMAVLRREHPDEA
- a CDS encoding alpha/beta fold hydrolase — encoded protein: MTDESAVMIDGPWTHRTVSAAGTRFHVVDAGDGPLVLLLHGFPQFWWSWHEQLPALAAAGYRAVAVDLRGYGASDKPPRGYDLVTLASDAAGLIRALGEAEAVVVGHATGGLLGWTMATHFPSVVRRLAVLAMPHPLRLPWAMLAAEQGWAARPLLGFQLPVLPERRLLARDATRVGTLLREWSRPGWPDQTTERLCRDAFQIPGVAHCSVECHRWLVRSQVRPDGRRYMRRMRRPIGAPTLHMHGGLDPFLLAGTARGSGRYVDAPYRWRMVEGAGHFPHQERPERVNASLLSWLEDSEPDM
- a CDS encoding DUF309 domain-containing protein yields the protein MQENTSAARDRDPEGRAQNQRPRDGYGRPLPHGSQGVPRIPEDAVFTPEEGLTEAQRLLEGGYAFHAHEVLEAVWKSASAPDRELWRGLAQLAVGLTHAQRGNRLGAARLLRRGAQRVAEYGSAAPDGVDAVGVARYGNSVAERLEAGDDGPIDTSALRLRR
- a CDS encoding ester cyclase, which produces MDATATRELYRRWLPGMWNAAPEEMDSLARRLFAPGAVAHWDQGRDHVGPEEIAEQVRTAVTMFRDVRVALLTEPIVDGAWVVGRWEFAANYPGGVPGFDAPPGTSVRYRGVDVMRVDGDRFVEYWPHGDNLELMRQLRALG